The Oncorhynchus tshawytscha isolate Ot180627B linkage group LG08, Otsh_v2.0, whole genome shotgun sequence genome window below encodes:
- the LOC112232729 gene encoding transcriptional regulator ATRX isoform X1, translating into MSRTSAESTDQMMEQEVGQLPITDQMEEEEEEPGSSAETERPSSSHTKRKPAVTAKHTGGNESDTSDESGQEDGASDNPSDDTTLQERIDCTACGQQVNHFQRHSVFEHPMLHVLLCKSCYKYYTSDDINKDEDGMDEQCRWCAEGGNLICCDYCHNAFCKKCILRNLGRKELSMITDEDSKWSCYICSPQPLSDIASNCSNILTKLESFWRTGHKKERKEVKGHRKGKGHHHHGKAVVNGKEHSDGSGTLTFSYKTLKVLKELVKRTKKLIETTTVLNNTFIHLIQQAEEEQGAGGGGSGTRHLKAFRSVLADLKKAHAALEEDLESQFTSQDQGIQNGDAVSNTDGHDGHDQIDNMVDGQEAEEDKMADTEDGEELEEDGGLSEDAEMEGSPAPAPQDHSDTETDSQAKDQTAVEEEEDGEEGDRKKDIVSVGPAVPDELFQMVESLADSAGLKPGNDAMETTAASQSESPAADSNRKSLQTHKEKAMPKVKNLIVKLTPVPVVTTRTSRSMSKDKDGGKEKSKEEVEEGGGSEEDGRRSSCTKTTPLRKSPDGKNKMAESSPENSDSEGKSPSRLKSRTKGSSEKEREEEEQQRNASSKVTTDPSKQEVDSDEVLDILLQTAAAEHSSDEDAQQDADGNQGNRSFKRCLFKLSKKDGEEEENDKVKTDKKLAAKRKLKADDSDNSESDSDEDAKKKKKKKKKKSSASAKKTSKKKGSDGSSDSDLEMKGLSKLATGKRRSSRVKKEREEKENKGGDRRRSYELKRKARSRGAKQQDSSSDDEEEEEEGGGSGEESGDQQKIKPIVEETVVAGRGTFHQSSGDEGNHDASQMDDEEDDDDEPENRIAKMMLAQIKANYTSGAEESSDEDREEKEQKKGKRGEEQEEDDDDDEGGSGSDVDVKTSVGRRHRLLRHKLTLYEVESGEEKEKPASKGKKKETKRTRRKVGSDDSADSDFKESASSSESGVSEEISEKELSSEESESEKEGSRHRRTTRSSVKKKKEERSYAQKKKRRRIKAQDSSSDDKSGSGEDGSGKEDGDTPKGQRKKIRKILKCYELRTETRDALKEKEERRRRIAEREQLREKLRETLHVPPDQVLVVEEASAVACPITTKLVLDEDEETKEPMVQVHRNLVTKLKPHQVDGVQFMWDCCCESVKKTNKNSGSGCILAHCMGLGKTLQVVTLLHTLLLCEKLDFSTALIVCPLNTVLNWLNEFEKWQYGFKDKESLEVTELATVKRPQERASALQQWQEDGGIMIIGYEMYRNLTQGRNIKSKKLKETFQKTLVDPGPDFVICDEGHILKNEVSAISKAMNSIKTRRRVVLTGTPLQNNLIECMSVTSCYIQTAGLQGIRK; encoded by the exons ATGAGTAGAACCTCAGCTGAATCTACAGACCAAATGATGGAGCAGGAAGTAGGTCAACTTCCGATTACAGaccagatggaggaggaggaggaggag CCTGGGAGCTcagcagagactgagagaccCTCTTCTTCTCACACCAAGAGGAAGCCTGCTGTTACAGCCAAGCACACCGGAGGGAATGAGTCTGACACCTCGGACGAGAGTGGACAGGAAGATGGCGCCTCTGACAACCCCTCAGATG ATACCACTTTGCAGGAGAGGATAGACTGCACCGCCTGTGGACAGCAGGTCAACCACTTCCAGCGCCACTCAGTGTTTGAGCACCCGATGCTCCATGTGCTCCTCTGCAAG TCGTGTTATAAGTATTACACCAGCGATGACATCAATAAAGACGAGGACGGAATGGACGAACAGTGCAG GTGGTGTGCTGAAGGTGGCAACCTGATCTGCTGTGACTACTGCCACAACGCCTTCTGTAAGAAGTGCATCCTGCGTAACCTGGGGCGCAAGGAGCTGTCCATGATCACCGACGAGGACAGTAAATGGTCCTGCTATATCTGCagccctcagcctctctcagacaTCGCCTCCAACTGCTCCAACATCTTGACCAAGCTGGAGAGCTTCTGGCGCACGGGAcacaagaaagagaggaaggaggtgaaAGGGCACAGAAAGGGTAAAggtcaccaccaccatggtaaAGCTGTGGTGAACGGTAAGGAACATTCAGACGGGTCAGGGACCCTCACCTTCTCCTATAAGACCCTGAAGGTCCTCAAGGAGCTGGTGAAGAGGACCAAGAAGCTGATTGAGACAACCACAGTGCTCAACAACACCTTCATCCATTTAATCCAGCAGGCTgaggaggagcagggagcaggaggaggtggcAGCGGGACCAGACACCTCAAGGCCTTCAG gtctgttcTGGCTGATCTGAAGAAGGCCCATGCTGCCCTAGAGGAGGACTTGGAGTCACAGTTCACTTCCCAGGACCAGGGGATACAGAACGGGGATGCTGTTTCCAACACCGACGGCCATGATGGCCACGATCAGATTGACAACATGGTTGATGGACAGGAGGCAGAAGAGGATAAAATGGCCGACACTGAGGATGGGGAGGAGCTAGAGGAGGATGGGGGCTTGTCAGAGGACGCAGAGATGGAGGGGAGCCCTGCCCCCGCGCCTCAGGACCACtcggacacagagacagacagccaggccAAAGACCAGacagcagtggaggaggaggaggatggagaggagggtgaCCGGAAAAAAGACATTGTGTCTGTCGGGCCGGCCGTCCCTGACGAGCTCTTCCAAATGGTAGAGAGTCTGGCGGACTCCGCAGGGTTAAAGCCCGGCAACGACGCCATGGAAACCACCGCTGCTAGTCAATCCGAGAGCCCCGCCGCCGACTCAAACAGGAAGTCACTTCAAACCCATAAGGAGAAGGCCATGCCCAAGGTGAAGAACCTGATCGTGAAGCTGACGCCCGTTCCAGTGGTTACCACACGCACCTCCAGGTCTATGAGCAAGgataaggatggagggaaggagaagagtaaggaggaggtggaggaaggtgGGGGCTCTGAGGAGGACGGCCGCCGCTCCAGCTGCACAAAGACCACACCCCTAAGGAAGTCACCGGACGGGAAGAACAAGATGGCTGAATCCTCTCCGGAGAACAGTGACTCAGAGGGCAAGAGTCCCAGCAGGCTGAAGAGTAGAACCAAAGGCAGCTCGGAGAAGGAacgtgaggaggaggagcagcagagaAATGCCTCATCCAAGGTGACCACTGATCCTTCTAAACAAGAAGTGGACTCTGACGAGGTTCTGGACATCCTGCTCCAGACTGCAGCGGCAGAACACAGCTCGGACGAGGATGCGCAGCAGGACGCCGATGGTAACCAGGGCAACAGGAGCTTCAAAAGGTGCCTGTTCAAACTCAGCaagaaagatggagaggaggaggagaatgacaAGGTGAAGACTGACAAGAAGCTGGCGGCCAAACGCAAACTGAAAGCCGACGATTCAGACAACTCAGAGTCCGACTCAGACGAAGAcgcgaagaagaagaagaagaagaagaaaaagaagtcCTCAGCTTCTGCCAAAAAGACATCCAAGAAGAAGGGCTCGGACGGCTCCTCCGACTCGGACCTGGAGATGAAGGGACTCAGCAAACTGGCGACGGGGAAACGGAGGAGCAGCCGTgtgaagaaggaaagagaggagaaggagaacaagGGCGGAGATCGGAGGCGGTCGTACGAACTGAAACGCAAAGCCAGAAGTAGAGGAGCCAAGCAGCAAGATTCATCGTCTgatgacgaggaggaggaggaggagggaggagggtctggagaggagagtggagaccAGCAGAAGATTAAACCCATCGTGGAGGAGACGGTGGTAGCAGGGAGGGGAACCTTCCACCAGTCCTCAG GAGATGAAGGTAACCATGACGCTTCTCAGATGGACGATGAGGAGGACGATGATGATGAGCCTGAGAACAG AATTGCCAAGATGATGCTGGCCCAGATCAAGGCTAACTACACTTCAGGAGCAGAGGAGAGCTCTGacgaggacagagaagagaaggaacagaagaaggggaagagaggagaggagcaggaggagg ACGACGATGATGATGAAGGGGGCTCTGGCTCTGATGTGGATGTGAAGACGAGTGTGGGGCGTCGCCACCGGCTGCTCCGCCACAAACTGACGCTGTACGAAGTGGagtcgggagaggagaaggagaaaccaGCCAGCAAGGGGAAGAAGAAGGAGACCAAGAGGACCAGACGGAAAG tGGGTAGTGATGACTCAGCAGACTCAGACTTTAAGGAGTCAGCTAGCAGCAGTGAGTCAGGAGTTAGTGAGGAGATCAGTGAGAAGGAATTGTCGTCAGAGGAGTCAGAGTCTGAAAAGGAAGGCAGTAGACACAGGAGGACCACGCGCTCCTccgtgaagaagaagaaggaggagaggagctacGCTCAGAAGAAGAAACGGCGCCGCATCAAGGCCCAGGATTCTTCATCCGACGACAAG AGTGGGTCAGGAGAGGACGGCTcggggaaggaggatggagacACTCCTAAAGGACAGAGGAAGAAGATCAGAAAAATCCTCAAGTGCTACGAGCTGAGGACGGAAACGAGGGATGCcctgaaggagaaggaggagaggaggagacgcaTCGCTGAGAGGGAACAGCTCAGGGAGAAACTCAGGGAG ACTCTACATGTCCCTCCCGACCAGGTACTAGTGGTGGAGGAGGCGTCCGCTGTGGCTTGTCCAATCACAACCAAGCTGGTGCTGGATGAAGACGAGGAGACCAAGGAGCCCATGGTGCAGGTTCACCGCAATCTGGTCACTAAGCTCAAACCACACCAGGTCGACG ggGTCCAGTTCATGTGGGACTGCTGTTGTGAGTCGGTGAAGAAAACCAACAAGAACTCTGGTTCTGGATGTATCCTGGCTCACTGTATGGGCCTGGGAAAAACACTGCAG GTGGTAACCCTACTCCACACACTACTGCTGTGTGAAAAGTTAGACTTCTCCACGGCTCTGATCGTCTGTCCTCTCAACACCGTTCTCAACTGGCTCAATGAGTTTGAGAAGTGGCAGTACGGCTTCAAGGACAAGGAGAGTTTAGAG GTGACGGAGCTGGCCACGGTGAAGCGTCCTCAGGAGAGAGCGTCTGCTCTGCAGCAGTGGCAGGAGGATGGAGGAATCATGATCATTGGCTATGAGATGTACCGTAACCTCACACAGGGTAGAAACATCAAGAGCAAGAAACTCAAAGAGACCTTCCAGAAGACCCTGGTTGACCCAG GCCCAGACTTTGTGATCTGTGATGAGGGCCACATCTTGAAGAACGAGGTGTCGGCCATCTCTAAAGCCATGAACTCCATCAAGACCCGAAGGAGAGTGGTGCTCACCGGCACACCGCTGCAGAACAACCTCATAGAGTGTATGTCCGTTACTTCCTGTTATATCCAGACCGCTGGcctacagggcattcggaaataa
- the LOC112232729 gene encoding transcriptional regulator ATRX isoform X3 — protein sequence MSRTSAESTDQMMEQEVGQLPITDQMEEEEPGSSAETERPSSSHTKRKPAVTAKHTGGNESDTSDESGQEDGASDNPSDDTTLQERIDCTACGQQVNHFQRHSVFEHPMLHVLLCKSCYKYYTSDDINKDEDGMDEQCRWCAEGGNLICCDYCHNAFCKKCILRNLGRKELSMITDEDSKWSCYICSPQPLSDIASNCSNILTKLESFWRTGHKKERKEVKGHRKGKGHHHHGKAVVNGKEHSDGSGTLTFSYKTLKVLKELVKRTKKLIETTTVLNNTFIHLIQQAEEEQGAGGGGSGTRHLKAFRSVLADLKKAHAALEEDLESQFTSQDQGIQNGDAVSNTDGHDGHDQIDNMVDGQEAEEDKMADTEDGEELEEDGGLSEDAEMEGSPAPAPQDHSDTETDSQAKDQTAVEEEEDGEEGDRKKDIVSVGPAVPDELFQMVESLADSAGLKPGNDAMETTAASQSESPAADSNRKSLQTHKEKAMPKVKNLIVKLTPVPVVTTRTSRSMSKDKDGGKEKSKEEVEEGGGSEEDGRRSSCTKTTPLRKSPDGKNKMAESSPENSDSEGKSPSRLKSRTKGSSEKEREEEEQQRNASSKVTTDPSKQEVDSDEVLDILLQTAAAEHSSDEDAQQDADGNQGNRSFKRCLFKLSKKDGEEEENDKVKTDKKLAAKRKLKADDSDNSESDSDEDAKKKKKKKKKKSSASAKKTSKKKGSDGSSDSDLEMKGLSKLATGKRRSSRVKKEREEKENKGGDRRRSYELKRKARSRGAKQQDSSSDDEEEEEEGGGSGEESGDQQKIKPIVEETVVAGRGTFHQSSGDEGNHDASQMDDEEDDDDEPENRIAKMMLAQIKANYTSGAEESSDEDREEKEQKKGKRGEEQEEDDDDDEGGSGSDVDVKTSVGRRHRLLRHKLTLYEVESGEEKEKPASKGKKKETKRTRRKVGSDDSADSDFKESASSSESGVSEEISEKELSSEESESEKEGSRHRRTTRSSVKKKKEERSYAQKKKRRRIKAQDSSSDDKSGSGEDGSGKEDGDTPKGQRKKIRKILKCYELRTETRDALKEKEERRRRIAEREQLREKLRETLHVPPDQVLVVEEASAVACPITTKLVLDEDEETKEPMVQVHRNLVTKLKPHQVDGVQFMWDCCCESVKKTNKNSGSGCILAHCMGLGKTLQVVTLLHTLLLCEKLDFSTALIVCPLNTVLNWLNEFEKWQYGFKDKESLEVTELATVKRPQERASALQQWQEDGGIMIIGYEMYRNLTQGRNIKSKKLKETFQKTLVDPGPDFVICDEGHILKNEVSAISKAMNSIKTRRRVVLTGTPLQNNLIECMSVTSCYIQTAGLQGIRK from the exons ATGAGTAGAACCTCAGCTGAATCTACAGACCAAATGATGGAGCAGGAAGTAGGTCAACTTCCGATTACAGaccagatggaggaggaggag CCTGGGAGCTcagcagagactgagagaccCTCTTCTTCTCACACCAAGAGGAAGCCTGCTGTTACAGCCAAGCACACCGGAGGGAATGAGTCTGACACCTCGGACGAGAGTGGACAGGAAGATGGCGCCTCTGACAACCCCTCAGATG ATACCACTTTGCAGGAGAGGATAGACTGCACCGCCTGTGGACAGCAGGTCAACCACTTCCAGCGCCACTCAGTGTTTGAGCACCCGATGCTCCATGTGCTCCTCTGCAAG TCGTGTTATAAGTATTACACCAGCGATGACATCAATAAAGACGAGGACGGAATGGACGAACAGTGCAG GTGGTGTGCTGAAGGTGGCAACCTGATCTGCTGTGACTACTGCCACAACGCCTTCTGTAAGAAGTGCATCCTGCGTAACCTGGGGCGCAAGGAGCTGTCCATGATCACCGACGAGGACAGTAAATGGTCCTGCTATATCTGCagccctcagcctctctcagacaTCGCCTCCAACTGCTCCAACATCTTGACCAAGCTGGAGAGCTTCTGGCGCACGGGAcacaagaaagagaggaaggaggtgaaAGGGCACAGAAAGGGTAAAggtcaccaccaccatggtaaAGCTGTGGTGAACGGTAAGGAACATTCAGACGGGTCAGGGACCCTCACCTTCTCCTATAAGACCCTGAAGGTCCTCAAGGAGCTGGTGAAGAGGACCAAGAAGCTGATTGAGACAACCACAGTGCTCAACAACACCTTCATCCATTTAATCCAGCAGGCTgaggaggagcagggagcaggaggaggtggcAGCGGGACCAGACACCTCAAGGCCTTCAG gtctgttcTGGCTGATCTGAAGAAGGCCCATGCTGCCCTAGAGGAGGACTTGGAGTCACAGTTCACTTCCCAGGACCAGGGGATACAGAACGGGGATGCTGTTTCCAACACCGACGGCCATGATGGCCACGATCAGATTGACAACATGGTTGATGGACAGGAGGCAGAAGAGGATAAAATGGCCGACACTGAGGATGGGGAGGAGCTAGAGGAGGATGGGGGCTTGTCAGAGGACGCAGAGATGGAGGGGAGCCCTGCCCCCGCGCCTCAGGACCACtcggacacagagacagacagccaggccAAAGACCAGacagcagtggaggaggaggaggatggagaggagggtgaCCGGAAAAAAGACATTGTGTCTGTCGGGCCGGCCGTCCCTGACGAGCTCTTCCAAATGGTAGAGAGTCTGGCGGACTCCGCAGGGTTAAAGCCCGGCAACGACGCCATGGAAACCACCGCTGCTAGTCAATCCGAGAGCCCCGCCGCCGACTCAAACAGGAAGTCACTTCAAACCCATAAGGAGAAGGCCATGCCCAAGGTGAAGAACCTGATCGTGAAGCTGACGCCCGTTCCAGTGGTTACCACACGCACCTCCAGGTCTATGAGCAAGgataaggatggagggaaggagaagagtaaggaggaggtggaggaaggtgGGGGCTCTGAGGAGGACGGCCGCCGCTCCAGCTGCACAAAGACCACACCCCTAAGGAAGTCACCGGACGGGAAGAACAAGATGGCTGAATCCTCTCCGGAGAACAGTGACTCAGAGGGCAAGAGTCCCAGCAGGCTGAAGAGTAGAACCAAAGGCAGCTCGGAGAAGGAacgtgaggaggaggagcagcagagaAATGCCTCATCCAAGGTGACCACTGATCCTTCTAAACAAGAAGTGGACTCTGACGAGGTTCTGGACATCCTGCTCCAGACTGCAGCGGCAGAACACAGCTCGGACGAGGATGCGCAGCAGGACGCCGATGGTAACCAGGGCAACAGGAGCTTCAAAAGGTGCCTGTTCAAACTCAGCaagaaagatggagaggaggaggagaatgacaAGGTGAAGACTGACAAGAAGCTGGCGGCCAAACGCAAACTGAAAGCCGACGATTCAGACAACTCAGAGTCCGACTCAGACGAAGAcgcgaagaagaagaagaagaagaagaaaaagaagtcCTCAGCTTCTGCCAAAAAGACATCCAAGAAGAAGGGCTCGGACGGCTCCTCCGACTCGGACCTGGAGATGAAGGGACTCAGCAAACTGGCGACGGGGAAACGGAGGAGCAGCCGTgtgaagaaggaaagagaggagaaggagaacaagGGCGGAGATCGGAGGCGGTCGTACGAACTGAAACGCAAAGCCAGAAGTAGAGGAGCCAAGCAGCAAGATTCATCGTCTgatgacgaggaggaggaggaggagggaggagggtctggagaggagagtggagaccAGCAGAAGATTAAACCCATCGTGGAGGAGACGGTGGTAGCAGGGAGGGGAACCTTCCACCAGTCCTCAG GAGATGAAGGTAACCATGACGCTTCTCAGATGGACGATGAGGAGGACGATGATGATGAGCCTGAGAACAG AATTGCCAAGATGATGCTGGCCCAGATCAAGGCTAACTACACTTCAGGAGCAGAGGAGAGCTCTGacgaggacagagaagagaaggaacagaagaaggggaagagaggagaggagcaggaggagg ACGACGATGATGATGAAGGGGGCTCTGGCTCTGATGTGGATGTGAAGACGAGTGTGGGGCGTCGCCACCGGCTGCTCCGCCACAAACTGACGCTGTACGAAGTGGagtcgggagaggagaaggagaaaccaGCCAGCAAGGGGAAGAAGAAGGAGACCAAGAGGACCAGACGGAAAG tGGGTAGTGATGACTCAGCAGACTCAGACTTTAAGGAGTCAGCTAGCAGCAGTGAGTCAGGAGTTAGTGAGGAGATCAGTGAGAAGGAATTGTCGTCAGAGGAGTCAGAGTCTGAAAAGGAAGGCAGTAGACACAGGAGGACCACGCGCTCCTccgtgaagaagaagaaggaggagaggagctacGCTCAGAAGAAGAAACGGCGCCGCATCAAGGCCCAGGATTCTTCATCCGACGACAAG AGTGGGTCAGGAGAGGACGGCTcggggaaggaggatggagacACTCCTAAAGGACAGAGGAAGAAGATCAGAAAAATCCTCAAGTGCTACGAGCTGAGGACGGAAACGAGGGATGCcctgaaggagaaggaggagaggaggagacgcaTCGCTGAGAGGGAACAGCTCAGGGAGAAACTCAGGGAG ACTCTACATGTCCCTCCCGACCAGGTACTAGTGGTGGAGGAGGCGTCCGCTGTGGCTTGTCCAATCACAACCAAGCTGGTGCTGGATGAAGACGAGGAGACCAAGGAGCCCATGGTGCAGGTTCACCGCAATCTGGTCACTAAGCTCAAACCACACCAGGTCGACG ggGTCCAGTTCATGTGGGACTGCTGTTGTGAGTCGGTGAAGAAAACCAACAAGAACTCTGGTTCTGGATGTATCCTGGCTCACTGTATGGGCCTGGGAAAAACACTGCAG GTGGTAACCCTACTCCACACACTACTGCTGTGTGAAAAGTTAGACTTCTCCACGGCTCTGATCGTCTGTCCTCTCAACACCGTTCTCAACTGGCTCAATGAGTTTGAGAAGTGGCAGTACGGCTTCAAGGACAAGGAGAGTTTAGAG GTGACGGAGCTGGCCACGGTGAAGCGTCCTCAGGAGAGAGCGTCTGCTCTGCAGCAGTGGCAGGAGGATGGAGGAATCATGATCATTGGCTATGAGATGTACCGTAACCTCACACAGGGTAGAAACATCAAGAGCAAGAAACTCAAAGAGACCTTCCAGAAGACCCTGGTTGACCCAG GCCCAGACTTTGTGATCTGTGATGAGGGCCACATCTTGAAGAACGAGGTGTCGGCCATCTCTAAAGCCATGAACTCCATCAAGACCCGAAGGAGAGTGGTGCTCACCGGCACACCGCTGCAGAACAACCTCATAGAGTGTATGTCCGTTACTTCCTGTTATATCCAGACCGCTGGcctacagggcattcggaaataa